Proteins co-encoded in one Bacteroidales bacterium genomic window:
- the lpxD gene encoding UDP-3-O-(3-hydroxymyristoyl)glucosamine N-acyltransferase — protein MKFTAQQIAEILQGTVDGNAEATVDKLAKIEEGEPGALSFLANPKYKHFIYDTKATIVIVDKDFDAGQPIAPTLIRVEDAYGAFAQLLEVYNQIKLNKKGISPQASIAPSATIGKDVYIGPQAVIGDNAVIGDNTKIYPQVFVGDNTKIGNDTTIFAGVKIYSDNLIGAHCVIHSGVVIGADGFGFAPQSDHNYKKIAQIGNVIIEDNVEIGANTCIDRATLGSTIIRRGVKLDNLIQIAHNVEIGENTVIAAQSGIAGSTHVGRNCMIAAQVGIIGHIRIGDNVKIAAQSGISTNVKEDAILFGSPAFEAGKYRKAYVHFRNFQKIVDRIDAIEKKVGK, from the coding sequence ATGAAATTTACAGCACAACAGATAGCAGAAATTCTGCAAGGTACCGTGGACGGCAATGCAGAAGCAACCGTCGACAAATTAGCCAAGATAGAAGAAGGTGAACCGGGCGCATTGTCGTTTCTGGCCAATCCCAAATACAAGCATTTTATTTACGACACGAAGGCAACCATTGTGATTGTAGATAAAGATTTTGATGCCGGACAACCCATTGCTCCCACGCTCATTCGCGTGGAGGATGCTTATGGCGCTTTCGCGCAATTGCTCGAAGTTTACAACCAGATCAAACTCAATAAAAAAGGCATCTCACCGCAGGCTTCTATCGCGCCATCAGCAACGATAGGCAAAGATGTTTACATCGGCCCGCAGGCAGTAATCGGCGACAATGCCGTTATCGGCGACAACACCAAAATTTATCCGCAGGTTTTTGTAGGCGACAATACCAAAATCGGAAACGACACTACGATTTTTGCTGGTGTTAAAATCTATTCCGACAACCTTATCGGAGCGCATTGCGTCATCCATTCGGGAGTTGTCATCGGTGCCGATGGTTTTGGTTTTGCACCCCAAAGCGACCACAACTACAAAAAGATAGCCCAGATTGGAAATGTGATCATTGAAGACAATGTGGAAATTGGTGCCAACACCTGCATCGACCGGGCAACACTTGGCTCCACCATCATCCGTCGTGGCGTAAAGCTCGACAACCTGATACAAATAGCCCACAATGTAGAGATTGGCGAAAACACGGTGATAGCTGCTCAAAGCGGCATTGCAGGCTCCACGCACGTGGGTCGCAATTGTATGATTGCCGCGCAGGTGGGCATCATCGGGCATATCCGAATTGGTGATAACGTAAAGATCGCCGCGCAGTCGGGCATTTCGACAAATGTAAAAGAAGACGCAATCTTATTTGGCTCACCGGCTTTCGAGGCCGGAAAATACCGAAAAGCTTACGTGCACTTCCGCAATTTTCAAAAAATCGTGGACCGCATCGATGCCATCGAGAAGAAAGTAGGTAAATAG